The Melanotaenia boesemani isolate fMelBoe1 chromosome 12, fMelBoe1.pri, whole genome shotgun sequence genome contains the following window.
ATGATTCATGTTAAATATATGTCAGCAAGCATTGAAAAATGGCTTAAACTCAACCTTTATCTTCACTAAAGAGTCTTGGCTGCATCCATCTCATCATCTACAGTCTCTGGTtcaaaggttgttttttttagcaccATCTCATATGATCATCTGCAACCTGTGGATGATTtttgacaataaaaaacagatttacaaGAACACAACAGACTTAAAACTGACTATAACACTTTAGGTTTAAGGAGAGAAAACTAGATGGGGAGAAAACttcattatgttttaatttctatTGTGACTAATTAATGcgtgctttattttattgtagtaATTTATTGTTTGCATGAAGGAAATCTTGTTGTCCCCAAAGGTTTTGAAAGGAAattgttaaatttaaacaaaacaaaatctaaacaaataaaatgaaattctaTTAATGCATAAAGCTAAATTTTGTTCATGTAATTTTGACAAAAAAACATTCatagatttttctgtttgttttatgcaTTGATGAAGCAGGATCACTTgtaaaatatgttatttaaatCTTTCTGGGTGTTTTTAATGGTATGTTTGTACTGTCTGTGCAGGAACATGTTTGGAGTGAAACATGTATTATTAATGTTTCTTgataattgtttttgttgtttgcatcATTCCAATAAAGCTCTAATTGTGTTGcacactttttttcctttgcacaCTCATTCTTCCTAATCAGTCAGAAATCATGTCAAACAAATAAGATGAAAGTCATGTTTAAGAATAAACTCCTCATCCTGCAGAAATGTGATCAAATCCAACATGCATTTGTTGAAATGAAATCAAACTCTACGATAAACAATAAGCAATCATGACCCCTGATGCAACAATggtcacattttcatgtttttatcttctgcTCAGTCATTTGTTGATCTTATTGTTTTAATCctataaaatcattaatcagGATAAGAGGCGTTTGATTTCCAGTTTAATAAAAGATGCATCTGTGGAAAACACACTATCATTCTGCAGCAAAGACAATACAAAGCAGGGCCTCTTCACACAAATGCAACCACCGCAAATCATGATCCGTTAACGGTCCCTTTGAATTGAACCGTATATGGGGGCCTCTGTTCCATATTGCTCTGTCAGGAATTTGAACAATGGGGTCATGTATGCTTTGGGTGTGAGGTCAGGTATAAAAGCCACAGGATCACATCGACAAATCTGTGCAGTTCATTTGAGCCTAAACAGTTATAACTGCAGCCATGACCATGGGAAAGGTCTGTGCACAGCCACATCTTAAATGTCAAACACGTTCAGTGTCTTGAGATGCTAACAGAGATGCAGACTCAAGTGATCCATTACTGCGTCGTcaaggttttattgtttttttgttttgttttctcagatCATCTTCTACGAGGACAGGAACTTCCAGGGACGTTCCTATGAGACCAGCAGCGACTGCGCTGACATGAACTCCTACCTGAGCAGGTGCCACTCCTGCAGGGTGGAGAGCGGCTGCTTCATGGTCTACGACCGCCCCAACTACATGGGAAACCAGTTCTTTGTTAGGAGGGGAGAGTACTCCGACTACCAGCGTATGGGCATGAGTGACTGCATCAGGTCTTGCCGCATGATCCCCATGGTATGAACCAGCAAACCTGGTAAAAATAGTTCCGTCTAATATCTAAAAATAGATCTAATATTTGCTTTTACTTATTTCAATTTACAGCACAGAGGCCAGTTCAGGATGAGGATCTACGAGAAGGAGAACTTCGGTGGTATGATGCACGAGCTGATGGACGACTGTGAAAACATGATGGACCGCTACCGCATGAACGACTGCATGTCCTGCCACGTGATGGACGGCCACTGGCTGATGTACGAGCAGCCCAGCTTCAGAGGCAGGATGATGTACTTCAGGCCTGGAGAGTACAGGAGCTTCAGGGACATGGGCATGAGCGGCATGAGGTTCATGAGCATGAGGCGCATCATGGATTCCTGCTATTAGAGCTCTGGTgtttaaaaataagattttaaataaaatctagtgATTATCTTTTAAATGATTTCCTCCATTACTTAATACTAAGTGATATGAAACCCTCACAAAAGTATAAGTTTTAACATATTATTTAGAAATACCCTCATGCATGGGAAATTTTGAAGTACTGAAGGCAGGTGAAAGTTATTAAGGGAGCTACACTGCACACCATCAGATGGCAGCATCTCATCATTTCTAAACATAATGaattcagggaaaaaaaacatcctaaCATATCTATTTATAcccaataaaataaacattattttctaTTCTCAATGTAACTTTAGCACGAATTAATGATTAGTCTATAAGTATTAAATTAATGATAGTAGAAGAAATTAATTTCAAATGGAGAAATCAattcataaaaacaacattttgctcACCTATCACTGAAAAAAAGTAGCGTgatatttaaaaacagcacTGATGTTTACACTCTTTATTCCATATTAATCAGCCTAAATTTATCATTAAATATGAAGCAGTAcattatatttgtacatttcatagaaaagtttttaacaacctcttaaagttgtttttaaggTTGTATCTATTTCTTTACACCAGTTCATGTTAttcaaagttatttatttttaactacaacatatttaatttattagatCTCTGATGCAACGAGACTTAAATGCCAATCAGTCTGTAATGTAGAGATCAAACTAGCATCTGTCTTGAAAAAGGCTGAcggtcaaaaagaactgaatgaAATTACAGTGTCTTTATTCTAAGAGGACACAAAAGAGCCTGATTCACGCCGACCATTGTAGCACACAATGGGAACATTacagcattttgttttgctcagtCCAGTAAAACATTTTGTGGGAGCCACAAGAGTTTTCCATATTATCCCTAAAACAGAAcgaaaattagaaaaacaaaatctgttttactgtgaaaaaaaaaaagtctgttttccattttaaatgtaaaaaatttaaTGTATTGTTTGTGAAATAGGTTGTTTTCTGTGAAATTGTTTAGGAAACAACTGGGGGGGGGTCCTTTCGGCTGATGGGACAGCACCCCAAAATTAAGCTAAGTGGCAGAATTAATCCTTGTTTTCCAAGAGATATTCAAGCTGGAGAAATGCCGGTTACCAGCTTTGTTACTCGGTCATCTCACCTGTTGCATACTAGCCAGGTAGCAAATTGTAAATGTTATATAATCCGTAGACCCAGCATCCTCTGGATATTAATGAGACATATTATTAGTCCCCACTGCGATGTTCTCAGCAGGATGTTAGCAGGGTTTTATTAATGTCTGTAACATGTTCGGTCCTGGTGCAGCGTTCTGAATGAGTCCTACAAAGACTCTTAAAAGGTCAGCCGGATATCTCTCTTTACTTTTAGGCAAAGCAAAAGATAAAGTCTGTTGAGCCTCTAGCAGTGGTTACATACTTCACATCATATCCaatccaattttatttatagagcacttttcatgcacaaagcaacacaaagtgttttacataataaaaacaaattctgcatattaaaaacaaaatttaaaagcctttaaAACACACCTCAGAGTAGTCTCTttcgcacacacactcacacacatacaaacaaagcctgtACTCCCCCCAACCCCTTCTGtccaaacatgaactcccatcccTAGTTGCTGTCACTTCGCTGAATGTAAGTATAAGAACATCAgtagaatgaaaacatctggctgacgctgctgtgaggaaacgagcTCATGGGGCTCCAGTCGCACCGTAAACCAGTCCTACTTGTGACAGAGGGCTAAACCTCTCACAAAGCCAGCTACTGATTCACTAATAATCAGCCTGCACCAGTCGCATAACAAACAATTTATTCTACTATTCATGCATCCAATGCAACATTTCATAGTCTATTGTCTTGATGGGCGTCAGCATTAGAAAGGTTAAAGTTTATCATTTCTAAGCAGGTAACTCGCTGGATTAGAAACTGCCCTGATCAGCCATGATTAGAACTAACTTGGTTGGTAcactatggtatggtatggttcaCTTTTTCGTTTTGTTTATCCGTTGGAGTTAGTGCCATGGCACCAATGCCATCCCATACCTTTTTCGATACTACCTCAGCCAAGGTTCCCAGCATGGTAGATGATACTATCTGGTGACATTAAACCACCACAAAACCTTAATTGAAAACAGAGAATCATCACCTGTGGGCGTAAACAACTCTCAAAAAAagccataccatactataccataacATACAATGTGATGAGTAATGGAAAGGCACCAATAGTTTGTTACGGTTACGGCCACTGCTGCTCTACAAGAGACCCTACATTTATCCATTGATGCTTTCTTTAACATGGAAAGCTGCATGTCTTCCTCTCAGCTTCTTTGTCTCGGTCtgtggtggaggtgaggaccctattgcaggcagtcagggcaggaggcagaactcaGTGCAAGTAACAGGGTTTATTCTCTCAAAAgtcaggacagggaaccacacacgacaggaATAAACTAACTACATGTACCGCATATGACCACATAAGAGGACATacgaggatctgacaaggagtgactgaaaaccaaggacatatatacacgggagtaatgagaaacaggtgaagtggatgaataattagaccaggtgttctaacgaggcagaaacagaaaccacagagcacacaagggaaaaactaacttaacatgacaaaaccaaaaacccaaaccatgatcttaaagcagaaactaacgacaaaaaccagaactataaccCAAAACCATAACTAGAAAACGAACACGACCcacacacagcccatgatcgtgACACTTCTTAGTGTTCAGGACATAACAGTCATATTCCTATAAGTCTGAAATGCAGCGAGCTGTGAATGTCACATTTAGATGTCTGCTTAGCAACACCTCTgacccactgtcctgcaggtctttgAGGTTTCTACTGCAACACACATGACTCAAATAATAGGTCATTAAGAAGCTTCTGCAGAACAGTTTTATTTGGgccaggtgtgttgtagcaggtaaacatggaaaacctccaggacactggcccaaaaCGGCCGAAGCTGGCGATCCCTTTAATCTAATCTGGACAGTGGGATGAATTCGCTATTCGTTGCACTAGAAGAAAGGGGAAAGTTaggagtttttttctgttatgctattattttattgtctggCCCACATATGATCAAATTGTGCTGTAAGTAGCCCCCCAACCAACATTTCTTTGACACCCTTGCCCAAAAGAAATCACTTTCTAGTTTAATATGAGACCCAATGAGTTCATTAATGTTCAACACTTAGGTTACACAGCCTCACGCTCATCTCCCACATCTTTTATATATATGACATTAGAAATGGAAATACTCATTTGTGtacataaagggagcataaatgccttaaaacatgcaggatcctggcccaagaggtccagagttggtgatgatgatgtgagAGTCATGAAAGAAGTCAAGAATCCCTTTACCCACTCGTTAAATCATGATTCCTCCATTCTTTCATTTATCCATTACTCCATCAACTTGTCCATCAACATAATCCTCAAGTTCCTCCGTCTGAAATGCTGTAATTGTCATATGAAGATGTACGGTTAACAATGCAAATCTGTCTGTTACGAGATTTTCAAATCTATATTACAGCTGTGCTGTATGATGACATTTGTGTGTGACTTAGATTTAAGATGATCAGACATAACTGCATATATATCTTATTTAGTCATGAGGGTATTTCCTGAGCTTCTGCTGTAGCTCACTGTGCTGAACAGCAGGCATTTAGATGACGCTGGACGCCCAGTGTAGATTTGCTTACAGTATATGTGGTACCTTTACTGCCTCAGTAAGTCAACAGATGATACCAAAGATTTGTAGCAACTGTAGCGAGACAGTTGTTTTTGACAAAGCTGACTACTTTCTATTCACACTGTAAAATCTGGAGTACTTAGCTGATATGAACCGCTGTTTGCTTGACCTCAAGTTAAACAACTCCGAGCATCTAACGGTCTGATGTTCTCATAGAAAACAGGTACTGAGGCTCAAAATTTCTCCAACTTAGAGCGAATGTTTGACTGTTGGGAAAACATGACAGCTCcaaattaaattatgttaaaCATGGTTATacttagtttaattttatagtGCTAGCTTGGTGTAGTCGGCTATCTGGCTACATCTGCATTTCCTGAATTCAAgggtatttgttttgttcttttgttttttgtttgttagtttttgtttttaactatcAAGGAATTTATTACTACATCTGTAAATGATGCCTTTGGTAAATAACCCAATCACTTTCAATGATCAATGAGCTCAGTCTTATAGGTAAGGCTGTAAGATCCCAGTCAAATGTCACTGGAAGTAGGAGTTAGACAgtattattgtgtttttttaagacttctaaaattattataattagaAAACAAGATATTATTCAGTTATGTGCACATTagtattaaatataaaacactttttggtCACAAAGGGGGTTAAATAAGTTTGGATTACGACTTGATGCTTtagatcagggatcaccaactccagtccCTGAaaggccagtgtcctgcaggtattgaaTGTTTCTCTAATCCTGCAACACCTGATTAAAATAGAAtagatctccaacagcttgttgtcaagttttgtATTCTGATAATGACCCAATcgtttgactcaggtgtgttgctgcagggacacatccaatacctgcaggatactggcccTCGAGGGCCGGAGTTGGTCAGCTCTGCTTTAGATCATTCCAAAACATAAACTATTCCCCTATCTGCTTTTacaagaaaacacataaaaacacataaacatccCACAAACATGACAAACAGTGTTATGAactacacattttttatttaatcgtGTCAAATTCGGCAGTCTAGCACATATCAGTGATGCGCCTCATGCTCATGAACCTCATGCCACTCATGCCCAAGTTCATGAAGTTCCTGTACTCTCCGGGCCTCAGGTACATCATCCTGCCTCTGTAGTGGGGCTGCTCGTACATCAGCCAGTGGCCGTCCATCACGTGGCAGGACATGCAGTCGTTCATGCGGTAGCGGTCCATGATGGACTCACAGTCGTCCATCAGCTCGTACATCTGACCGCCGAAGTTCTCCCTCTCATAGATCCTCATCCTGAATGAACCTCTGTGCTGTAATTTATCATGCAAATGTGGAAAATGTGGGTATCATCAGATTTAttaaaactcaaaataaatcaagtttCAGTTTCATCTGTGTGCATTATACTCACAAATGGGATCATTCTGCAGGATCTGATGGATTCAAACATCATCCCCATGCTCATCATGCGCTGCATGTCGTGGTACTCTCCTCTCCTGAGGAAGAACTGGTTTCCCGTGTAGTTGGGACGCTCGTAGACCATGAAGCAGCCGCTCTCCACCCTGCAGGACTGGCACCTGCTCAGGTAGGAGGAAATGTCAGAGCAGTCGCTCATGCACTCATAGGAGCGACCCTGGAAGTTCCTGTCCTCATAGAAGATGATCTGAAACGGAAAAATCACAATCCGAGAATCAATTTTGCAccagattacattttttatattgttcgaaaaataataatatgaggGTTGCATGTGTTGGCAAATGTCCTATTACCTTGCCCATGATGCTGGTTTAGGTTGTTTCCAGTGGATGGATCAACTTGCTCTGCCAACTCCATGATTCCACAGCCTTTTTATACAAAATCCCAGAGGCCATGATGTGTTGTTATTCTAATGTGCAAAGCTGATGAATTAGCAGTATGACTTTTGCTGAATGGGGTCTATAAATGTGTAACAATGGCTCTCCATCCATACATTTCTGGCAGCAGTCATCTGCATTGTTCATTATAAGCATACGCTTTGTGTGTATTTCATTCTCGGTCAGAAGGTTCTCCACATATGGTCCGATCATCAGCGATGGACAGAACATGGCATCGAGCCACATCTCAGACAAAACCACGGCCAACCCAGAACCTGCACCAATACTGAGCTGGTATGGAGAATGAATCACTGTCCTTCACCCTCCCGACACTGATTACAAGTCCTGTAGTAAATTAAAACTTTGTTATGTACTGCGGTTTGAtataaacttcatttaaaagaaacttgCATATTTGGTTAACTGTTTGATAAACTTCTATAAAATGTTTACCAGAAATACGATGACAACCTATTAAAATTCACTTTTACAAGACTGCTACTTTAGCAGGAACCTGATTCTAACCTTggtgggaaaataaaaaagttaaagaagCAATGGGGGAAAAAACGTTTACTCCTGTAATATTAACTAAAAACATTCTCTGCATAAAAATGGCTGCACAACTATAGAATGTTTAGGTAGCCCTTCTCATGCCTTTtcaacacaaaaatacacaaaacaagaaCCATATCAGGATTTTGTTAGTAGTGCAAATGACCAAAGATCAGGTCTTGGGAGGGCCTCCAGCAGAGCGAGGGGGAAATCCTCGCTGCAGCCAGTGTTTCAGCCTGACTCATGGCCTTTTCCTGCAAGACATTTCTCCTCTGTGTTCACCGTTCCtctaaatgaaaacagagaatGCATTTATAATAAGTAATCAGTAAGTCTCTTAACCTATTACAAAAGTCCCAGAATAATGTTAAATTTAGCCATAAACCTGAGTGGAAACTGCTGATATTTGTATAATAGTTTCAGTATTTGCCTTGGGTATatggttttaattgtttttttatataaaaaagaagaaagactgACAGATTTACTCGTTGCCTTCCACGAAAACATTCATGCCTACAGGAAATATCAATACTTCCATcatttagtttgtgtttctgacaCTGAACAGCAGATGAACGACTTACACTGGAgaattaaatgaattttttaCGTATACAGAGTGAATAGGAAAGGAATAagttaaaaaggaacaaaaatttaaaaagaaaacttaagtCTGTAGACATTGCCTTTCataagaataaaagaaaggTGGCTCTGTGCTCCTTGGAAGCGTCTggttttaaagatgcactacgtAACTTTCCGACCTTAAAGCTCCAGACTCGTGTGATGGCTCAGTGACGTCTGCATTTCAGGAGCCACCCCGAGGCTGAGGAACCACACAATGCCACAAGACGctgcagctgagtttcgctttaCGCACCACGTCACGCACTAGCACAGACACGCACACTGTGTCTGGATCTGtaaagaaggaggaagagaggaaaagaaagagagagaaagacataATAATACAGATGAGAAAagataaaatctttaaaaggctggagagatctcacagtacGGTAGGGCTGGGCAGGTCAATCCAAATATGGATTTTATCAATACCAAGGCTAGTATTGGTATCAGTCGATACCAGCGTGATgaaatctatatttttcttgcagagaGCTTCGagggcaaaaagccaaagaatgtaaATGAGAACCAACCAACAGCAGGTTTTACTTTCTGTTTAGACAATTTGCACTGATGACTTAATTTTCCCAAACAACTGTTTGTGATAAAACGGAAtaaaagaattattttattattttgttacattatttatgttgttgtttttggttctGCCATTCATAAAAGGTGTTTTATTTGATAATACTGTTTATACTGTGTTTGAACATTATAATAATAACGAtaattaaaagaataataacagaaacataaaatgataataaaaaagtattGGTGATACTTACCCTGGATTGATACCTAAATTTGCGGTATCGTTTAGCCCTACTGTACGGgtaggatgtaagatggatgctggattagcagTCGATAGGGGCGCTTCACTGAGAAAATTGCTCAAGCTCTGTAGGACGTCTTTAAGATCTGGGAaagaaagagtaaaagaaaaattttgaaTCCACTTCTGAGGGCAGATAAATACTATAAAGTTTAACTTCACCTCCAGTAAACTTTCCATGTTGGCCCAAAAATTTAcgacaaagaaaactgagaacCAGTACCTGTAACAGACATGAGAATATTTGTTAAAATGCCAATTATTTTTTATGCCTTTAAATGCACCAGTATgatcaatatgttttttttttctttctttgctgtaGATGTGAAGTGAATGGTCTTAGTTGGTAAAGAGACGATGGTGGTGGGTGTTTTGAAGTTGGTCTGTTTTTGGAACATCACCACCAAGTTGGATTGTCTtgtattaaaatgttattattctacctaaaaaccaaagaaaaaaagataatttcaccagaaattgcactttttcaagttaaaatgtGTATTGGTCTTAACTTCCCTGAAGGTCTTTCTTTTGAAGacgatggaggttttccgtctgggccctttgttcacagcagaaccaCCAAGGGTAAACTCTTGCAAACgcatgattttaatttgctcctgggaTTTTGTCATCACAAgaggctatttgaataagccagcccctcCTCCACGTCTAAAGTCATGCTGTAGGCATGGaatgatataatgatataaagtcatgctgACACTggtaatgctaatgctaatgctaatgctaaggaCGAGCCTAAAGGTTTAACCCCCTTCAATATGCAAACAAGCcccgtgttttcttttttataggtggggtgaagtgctctgccacgtttgtacattttgttgtaaacgtgcttcttccaccatctcagtatcttcactctcaggctcagagtctggttcaaacataaatggctgaattccgtaagctgctgctcggtcaggttcgctcgccatcactaagctgttgatgttttggagtcggatgcactgtgcatgcactgggccaGTCCCCCTTCCGACTCTGGCCTCCCACCAGCCAATCAGTGcacacctcattaacattagtcaaaagcttgcatgaactctcacgagacaatgttgtggtatgagcaaagggtcagaaTAAGCTCTAAGTTtgaatttttgtttaattagttttcaaaaacatatttaaagacacttagaggacagtggatgcatgaaaagaccaggtgatgacgCCTTTAAATGGTTTTGATGACCATATTATGATGGTATTAGCTATAAAACGTTCATTATGAAGATTTATTGTTGTATATTTTATAGTCaacattgtaaaaaataaaatatgtatgtttcaaatttattctgtATTCTACTAAATACACCACTAGAATAATCTTAGAAGTTTTAGTATTGTGGTATGAAGGGTACTTTATTTGCACGCTCTTCCCTCCACTTGATGAGTGTGTTATCATAACAAATATTTACAAGTATTTACCCCTTCTTATCCACATTATTTACAGAACAAGTACAACATATGCAACCTGCACAGTTACCAACTCTTTTACTTACCCGAgctactaaaaaaaaactactttttgaTCCCTCATACAGCAAATTTTGAACAAGCAAATAAAACCACCTCCACAAAACAGGTTAAAAATTCAACATCTTTAATAAACAAAGTGTTTGATATTTACAGCAAGTGTTTCGCTTGATGGCTAAAATTCGGTGACCCTCCTGAAGGATCCGACAATGGCGCAGGTGGCACACCAGTCGCGGTACCTCCTGTACTCCCCAGCTCTCAGGAAGTACTGCCTGCCTCGGAAGTTGGGGTACTCGTAGAAGATCCAGTGGCCGTTCATAACATTACAGGAGTAGACGTGGCGGTGATGGAAACGATCAGACACACAGGGACAGTCATCCATGAACTCCATCATGTGACCGCTGAAGTCAGGCTTCTCATAGATGCGCAATCTATAGGAGCCTCGGTACTGTGGGACCAATAGGACCAAAACATTTGATATCAAATCAAAAAATCCGCTCAGATTTgaagaaaagctgaattttGTCCTCTTACCGCTGGAATCATCCGGCAGGAGCGGATGCAGCTACTGAAACCCATCCACCTCTGGTAGTCCGGATACTCTCCCCTCCTCATGAAGTACTGGTGACCCATGAAGTTGGGCCGCTCATAGATCATGAAGCAGCCACTCTCCACCCGGATGGAGTTACAACGGCTGAAGTACGAGTGAAGGTctgtgcagtcattgctgcactcATAGCTCCGACCCAGGAAGTTCTTGTCCTCGTAAAAGATGATCTATAGAAAGATACGAGAGCTTCAAGAACCAAACTTTGCTTCAGGGAGGAGAGCGCCGTGTTCAAGCCAAAGATACTGAGGGCACTGACAGGCTCTGCTGCGTTCAATGTCAGCAGGCAGGACAAACAGTACTTACCTTGCCCATGGTCTCCGTTGGAGAGATTCCCCATGTTTTCAGGGCTTTTTATACCACCTCTCCACAAACAAAGCATTGTTATTCAAATTCTCTCATAGTTATAACTGAAGGCTACTGGCACATGTTTACCTTTTTGTTGGAGCACAACATTGGGTGAGAAATATGGATTTGTACTtgaaaaaaaggataaataattAACTGGTTTGGTGTTTTGACAGGCATGGACAAAGGAAAGGACTAGTATGGTATCCACACATCCAGCGGACAATGGCTGCAGAACAATATGGAACAGCCCTTTAGCATTAAAAATGTTGCGTAACGGAGCAGGAAGCCATTCAGCCTCCCTGCTTCTACCTGAGCAGCCCTCCGTGTACACATGCTGCTGCTCAGAACTCCGGACAGGAAGATTTTATGAggaatttaacagtttattGAACGGCCTTTACATCTAAcgtgtgtgtttgatttttgaTTTTTGATATCACAGCTTTATTGAGCTTTTTTTAACTCGTGTCTTTACCTGCAAAATGAAGATTTTGTTCAGCCTGATAGACCACACACATATGAtttcacttgttttgttttataacatCTGTGTTCTATTATTTATTGGTAAATCTTAGAAACAGTCTGGTAAAAGATTATAATGATTGGTTTGATTCAGTCACAGTGTAAACTTTAACACACACTTTTAATATTGA
Protein-coding sequences here:
- the LOC121650020 gene encoding gamma-crystallin M2-like isoform X2, translated to MGKIIFYEDKNFLGRSYECSNDCTDLHSYFSRCNSIRVESGCFMIYERPNFMGHQYFMRRGEYPDYQRWMGFSSCIRSCRMIPYRGSYRLRIYEKPDFSGHMMEFMDDCPCVSDRFHHRHVYSCNVMNGHWIFYEYPNFRGRQYFLRAGEYRRYRDWCATCAIVGSFRRVTEF
- the LOC121650371 gene encoding gamma-crystallin M3-like, with amino-acid sequence MTMGKIIFYEDRNFQGRSYETSSDCADMNSYLSRCHSCRVESGCFMVYDRPNYMGNQFFVRRGEYSDYQRMGMSDCIRSCRMIPMHRGQFRMRIYEKENFGGMMHELMDDCENMMDRYRMNDCMSCHVMDGHWLMYEQPSFRGRMMYFRPGEYRSFRDMGMSGMRFMSMRRIMDSCY
- the LOC121650023 gene encoding gamma-crystallin M1-like, whose amino-acid sequence is MGKIIFYEDRNFQGRSYECMSDCSDISSYLSRCQSCRVESGCFMVYERPNYTGNQFFLRRGEYHDMQRMMSMGMMFESIRSCRMIPFHRGSFRMRIYERENFGGQMYELMDDCESIMDRYRMNDCMSCHVMDGHWLMYEQPHYRGRMMYLRPGEYRNFMNLGMSGMRFMSMRRITDMC
- the LOC121650020 gene encoding gamma-crystallin M2-like isoform X3 codes for the protein MGKIIFYEDKNFLGRSYECSNDCTDLHSYFSRCNSIRVESGCFMIYERPNFMGHQYFMRRGEYPDYQRWMGFSSCIRSCRMIPAYRGSYRLRIYEKPDFSGHMMEFMDDCPCVSDRFHHRHVYSCNVMNGHWIFYEYPNFRGRQYFLRAGEYRRYRDWCATCAIVGSFRRVTEF
- the LOC121650020 gene encoding gamma-crystallin M2-like isoform X1, with protein sequence MASCSIIFYEDKNFLGRSYECSNDCTDLHSYFSRCNSIRVESGCFMIYERPNFMGHQYFMRRGEYPDYQRWMGFSSCIRSCRMIPAYRGSYRLRIYEKPDFSGHMMEFMDDCPCVSDRFHHRHVYSCNVMNGHWIFYEYPNFRGRQYFLRAGEYRRYRDWCATCAIVGSFRRVTEF